A single genomic interval of Amblyraja radiata isolate CabotCenter1 chromosome 3, sAmbRad1.1.pri, whole genome shotgun sequence harbors:
- the gadd45g gene encoding growth arrest and DNA damage-inducible protein GADD45 gamma has product MTFEEFNAVEEQQVESAERMQAAGKALEELLSSAQRQHCLTVGVYESAKVMNVDPDSVVLCLLASDEQDEGDIALQIHFTLIQAFCCDNDINIVRVNDIQRLVEIVGNAADNEEPKDMHCILVTNPSQDSWKDPALEKLGVFCEESRCTNQWVPSISFPER; this is encoded by the exons ATGACCTTTGAGGAATTCAACGCTGTTGAGGAGCAGCAAGTGGAAAGCGCCGAAAG GATGCAAGCTGCTGGCAAAGCCCTGGAGGAGTTGCTGAGCTCGGCGCAACGGCAGCATTGTCTGACGGTTGGAGTCTACGAGTCTGCAAAAGTCATGAATGT TGATCCAGACAGTGTGGTGTTATGCCTCCTTGCCAGCGACGAACAAGACGAAGGTGACATCGCTCTGCAAATCCACTTTACTTTAATCCAGGCTTTTTGCTGCGATAATGATATCAACATAGTGAGAGTGAATGACATTCAGAGGCTGGTCGAGATCGTTGGTAATGCTGCTGACAATGAGGAGCCGAAAGACATGCATTGCATTCTAGTCACT AATCCAAGCCAAGACTCTTGGAAAGATCCAGCTCTGGAGAAACTTGGTGTCTTCTGTGAAGAGAGCCGCTGCACCAATCAATGGGTCCCCAGCATTTCCTTTCCTGAACGTTGA